Proteins co-encoded in one Callospermophilus lateralis isolate mCalLat2 chromosome 2, mCalLat2.hap1, whole genome shotgun sequence genomic window:
- the Mymk gene encoding protein myomaker, which produces MGTLVAKLLLPTLSSLAFLPTVSVAAKRRFHMEAMVYLFTMFFEALHHTCEGPGLSVLCFLRQDLLQYFSIYGTALSMWVSLMALADFDEPQRSTFVMLGVLTIAVRTYHDRWGYGVYSGPIGMAVLVIAAKWLQKMKEKKGLYPDRSVYAQQIGPGLCFGALALMLRFFFEDWDYTYVHSCYHCALAMSFFLLLPKVNKKAGNAGPPAKLDFSTLCCTCI; this is translated from the exons ATGGGGACACTCGTGGCCAAACTGCTGCTGCCCACCCTCAGCAGCCTGGCCTTTCTCCCCACTGTCAGTGTGGCGGCCAAGAGGCGATTCCACATGGAGGCCATGGTCTACCTCTTCACCATGTTCTTCGAGGCG ctccacCACACCTGTGAGGGGCCCGGCCTGTCGGTGCTCTGCTTCCTGCGCCAGGATCTCCTGCAGTACTTTAGCATCTACGGGACGGCGCTGAGCATGTGGGTCTCCCTGATGG CGCTGGCCGACTTTGACGAACCTCAGAGGTCAACGTTTGTGATGCTTGGCGTCCTGACCATCGCCGTGCGGACCTACCACGACCGCTGGGGTTACGGGGTGTACTCGGGCCCCATCGGCATGGCCGTCCTGGTCATCGCGGCCAAGTGG CTGCAGAAGATGAAGGAAAAAAAGGGCTTGTACCCCGACAGGAGCGTCTACGCCCAGCAGATAGGCCCTGGCCTGTGCTTTGGGGCGCTGGCCCTGATGTTGCGCTTCTTCTTTGAG GATTGGGACTACACCTATGTCCATAGCTGCTACCACTGTGCCCTGGCCATGTCCTTCTTCCTGCTGCTGCCCAAGGTCAACAAGAAGGCTGGAAATGCTGGGCCCCCAGCCAAGCTGGACTTCTCCACGCTTTGTTGCACTTGTATCTGA
- the Slc2a6 gene encoding solute carrier family 2, facilitated glucose transporter member 6 isoform X4 has protein sequence MQEPLLGAEGLDYDTFPEKPPPSPGERARVGALQNKRVFLATFAAVLGNFSFGYALVYTSPVIPALEHSSDPDLHLTKTQASWFGSVFTLGAAAGGLSAMVLNDLLGRKLSIMFSAIPSAAGYALMAGAHGLWMLLLGRTLTGFAGGLTAACIPVYVSEIAPAGVRGALGATPQLMAVFGSLSLYTLGLLLPWRWLAVAGEGPVLVMVLLLSFMPNSPRFLLSRGRDEEALQALTWLRPADADVHWEFEQIQDNVRRQQLTGITPILVYLQPIFDSTAVLLPPKDDAAIVGAVRLLSVLIAAFTMDLAGRKVLLFVSATIMFAANLTLGLYVQFGPRPLTPNSTVSLETLSLAGTEQPPATPTSYLTLVPLLATMFFIMGYAMGWGPITWLLMSEILPLRARGIASGLCVLVSWLTAFVLTKSFLLVVKAFSLQVPFFFFAAICLVSLVFTGCCVPETKGRSLEQIESFFSSRRRSFLH, from the exons ATGCAGGAGCCCCTGCTGGGAGCTGAGGGCCTGGACTATGACACCTTCCCCGAGAAGCCGCCCCCGTCGCCCGGAGAGAGGGCGCGGGTCGG GGCCCTGCAGAACAAAAGGGTGTTCTTGGCCACCTTTGCTGCGGTGCTGGGCAATTTCAGTTTTGGGTATGCCCTGGTCTACACGTCCCCTGTCATCCCAGCCCTTGAGCACTCCTCAGACCCAGATCTGCATCTGACCAAAACTCAGGCATCCTGGTTTGGG TCTGTGTTCACCCTGGGAGCTGCTGCTGGGGGCCTCAGTGCCATGGTCCTCAATGACCTCCTGGGCCGGAAGCTCAGCATCATGTTCTCTGCGATCCCCTCTGCGGCGGGGTACGCACTCATGGCAGGCGCCCATGGCCTCTGGATGCTGCTGTTGGGGAGGACGCTCACTGGCTTTGCTGGGGGACTCACGGCGGCCTGCATCCCG GTGTACGTATCTGAGATCGCCCCTGCTGGTGTCCGTGGGGCCCTGGGGGCCACGCCACAGCTCATGGCAGTGTTCGGATCGCTGTCTCTCTACACCCTTG GCCTCCTGCTGCCCTGGCGTTGGCTGGCCGTGGCCGGGGAGGGGCCTGTGCTCGTCATGGTCCTACTGCTCAGCTTCATGCCCAACTCGCCGCGGTTCCTGCTCTCCCGCGGCAGGGACGAGGAGGCCCTGCAGGCACTGACCTGGCTGCGCCCAGCAGATGCAGACGTCCACTGGGAGTTCGAGCAGATCCAGGACAATGTCCGGAGACAG CAGCTGACAGGCATCACGCCCATACTGGTCTACCTGCAGCCCATCTTCGACAGCACGGCTGTGCTGCTG CCCCCCAAGGATGATGCAGCCATTGTGGGAGCCGTGAGGCTTCTGTCCGTGCTGATCGCGGCCTTCACCATGGACCTGGCTGGCCGCAAGGTCCTGCTCTTCGTGTCAG CAACCATCATGTTTGCTGCCAACCTGACGCTGGGGCTGTATGTCCAATTTGGTCCAAGGCCTCTGACCCCCAACAGCACTGTGAGTCTTGAGACCCTGTCCTTGGCAGGCACAGAGCAGCCCCCGGCCACACCCACCAGCTACCTCACTCTGGTGCCCCTCCTGGCCACCATGTTCTTCATCATGG GCTATGCCATGGGCTGGGGGCCCATCACCTGGCTGCTCATGTCAGAGATCCTGCCCTTGCGTGCCCGTGGTATAGCCTCAGGGCTGTGTGTGCTGGTCAGCTGGCTCACCGCCTTCGTCCTCACCAAGTCCTTCCTGCTGGTGGTG AAAGCCTTCAGCCTCCAGGTGCCCTTCTTCTTCTTCGCGGCCATCTGCCTGGTGAGCCTAGTGTTCACGGGCTGCTGTGTGCCTGAGACCAAGGGCCGCTCCCTGGAGCAGATCGAGTCCTTCTTCAGCAGCAGGAGGAGGTCCTTCCTGCACTAG
- the Slc2a6 gene encoding solute carrier family 2, facilitated glucose transporter member 6 isoform X3: MQEPLLGAEGLDYDTFPEKPPPSPGERARVGALQNKRVFLATFAAVLGNFSFGYALVYTSPVIPALEHSSDPDLHLTKTQASWFGSVFTLGAAAGGLSAMVLNDLLGRKLSIMFSAIPSAAGYALMAGAHGLWMLLLGRTLTGFAGGLTAACIPVYVSEIAPAGVRGALGATPQLMAVFGSLSLYTLGLLLPWRWLAVAGEGPVLVMVLLLSFMPNSPRFLLSRGRDEEALQALTWLRPADADVHWEFEQIQDNVRRQSSRVSWAEARDPHMYRPVLIALLMRFLQQLTGITPILVYLQPIFDSTAVLLPPKDDAAIVGAVRLLSVLIAAFTMDLAGRKVLLFVSATIMFAANLTLGLYVQFGPRPLTPNSTVSLETLSLAGTEQPPATPTSYLTLVPLLATMFFIMGYAMGWGPITWLLMSEILPLRARGIASGLCVLVSWLTAFVLTKSFLLVVKAFSLQVPFFFFAAICLVSLVFTGCCVPETKGRSLEQIESFFSSRRRSFLH; this comes from the exons ATGCAGGAGCCCCTGCTGGGAGCTGAGGGCCTGGACTATGACACCTTCCCCGAGAAGCCGCCCCCGTCGCCCGGAGAGAGGGCGCGGGTCGG GGCCCTGCAGAACAAAAGGGTGTTCTTGGCCACCTTTGCTGCGGTGCTGGGCAATTTCAGTTTTGGGTATGCCCTGGTCTACACGTCCCCTGTCATCCCAGCCCTTGAGCACTCCTCAGACCCAGATCTGCATCTGACCAAAACTCAGGCATCCTGGTTTGGG TCTGTGTTCACCCTGGGAGCTGCTGCTGGGGGCCTCAGTGCCATGGTCCTCAATGACCTCCTGGGCCGGAAGCTCAGCATCATGTTCTCTGCGATCCCCTCTGCGGCGGGGTACGCACTCATGGCAGGCGCCCATGGCCTCTGGATGCTGCTGTTGGGGAGGACGCTCACTGGCTTTGCTGGGGGACTCACGGCGGCCTGCATCCCG GTGTACGTATCTGAGATCGCCCCTGCTGGTGTCCGTGGGGCCCTGGGGGCCACGCCACAGCTCATGGCAGTGTTCGGATCGCTGTCTCTCTACACCCTTG GCCTCCTGCTGCCCTGGCGTTGGCTGGCCGTGGCCGGGGAGGGGCCTGTGCTCGTCATGGTCCTACTGCTCAGCTTCATGCCCAACTCGCCGCGGTTCCTGCTCTCCCGCGGCAGGGACGAGGAGGCCCTGCAGGCACTGACCTGGCTGCGCCCAGCAGATGCAGACGTCCACTGGGAGTTCGAGCAGATCCAGGACAATGTCCGGAGACAG AGCAGCCGAGTGTCGTGGGCGGAGGCCCGGGACCCCCACATGTACCGGCCGGTGCTCATTGCCCTACTCATGCGTTTCCTGCAGCAGCTGACAGGCATCACGCCCATACTGGTCTACCTGCAGCCCATCTTCGACAGCACGGCTGTGCTGCTG CCCCCCAAGGATGATGCAGCCATTGTGGGAGCCGTGAGGCTTCTGTCCGTGCTGATCGCGGCCTTCACCATGGACCTGGCTGGCCGCAAGGTCCTGCTCTTCGTGTCAG CAACCATCATGTTTGCTGCCAACCTGACGCTGGGGCTGTATGTCCAATTTGGTCCAAGGCCTCTGACCCCCAACAGCACTGTGAGTCTTGAGACCCTGTCCTTGGCAGGCACAGAGCAGCCCCCGGCCACACCCACCAGCTACCTCACTCTGGTGCCCCTCCTGGCCACCATGTTCTTCATCATGG GCTATGCCATGGGCTGGGGGCCCATCACCTGGCTGCTCATGTCAGAGATCCTGCCCTTGCGTGCCCGTGGTATAGCCTCAGGGCTGTGTGTGCTGGTCAGCTGGCTCACCGCCTTCGTCCTCACCAAGTCCTTCCTGCTGGTGGTG AAAGCCTTCAGCCTCCAGGTGCCCTTCTTCTTCTTCGCGGCCATCTGCCTGGTGAGCCTAGTGTTCACGGGCTGCTGTGTGCCTGAGACCAAGGGCCGCTCCCTGGAGCAGATCGAGTCCTTCTTCAGCAGCAGGAGGAGGTCCTTCCTGCACTAG
- the Slc2a6 gene encoding solute carrier family 2, facilitated glucose transporter member 6 isoform X1 has protein sequence MQEPLLGAEGLDYDTFPEKPPPSPGERARVGALQNKRVFLATFAAVLGNFSFGYALVYTSPVIPALEHSSDPDLHLTKTQASWFGSVFTLGAAAGGLSAMVLNDLLGRKLSIMFSAIPSAAGYALMAGAHGLWMLLLGRTLTGFAGGLTAACIPVYVSEIAPAGVRGALGATPQLMAVFGSLSLYTLGLLLPWRWLAVAGEGPVLVMVLLLSFMPNSPRFLLSRGRDEEALQALTWLRPADADVHWEFEQIQDNVRRQSSRVSWAEARDPHMYRPVLIALLMRFLQQLTGITPILVYLQPIFDSTAVLLPPKDDAAIVGAVRLLSVLIAAFTMDLAGRKVLLFVSATIMFAANLTLGLYVQFGPRPLTPNSTVSLETLSLAGTEQPPATPTSYLTLVPLLATMFFIMGRTGVPGGGVMAWVRGCLTGEAGAILLSCLSAEGGGWRGGDRPGVPPATLPSPGRLCHGLGAHHLAAHVRDPALACPWYSLRAVCAGQLAHRLRPHQVLPAGGESLQPPGALLLLRGHLPGEPSVHGLLCA, from the exons ATGCAGGAGCCCCTGCTGGGAGCTGAGGGCCTGGACTATGACACCTTCCCCGAGAAGCCGCCCCCGTCGCCCGGAGAGAGGGCGCGGGTCGG GGCCCTGCAGAACAAAAGGGTGTTCTTGGCCACCTTTGCTGCGGTGCTGGGCAATTTCAGTTTTGGGTATGCCCTGGTCTACACGTCCCCTGTCATCCCAGCCCTTGAGCACTCCTCAGACCCAGATCTGCATCTGACCAAAACTCAGGCATCCTGGTTTGGG TCTGTGTTCACCCTGGGAGCTGCTGCTGGGGGCCTCAGTGCCATGGTCCTCAATGACCTCCTGGGCCGGAAGCTCAGCATCATGTTCTCTGCGATCCCCTCTGCGGCGGGGTACGCACTCATGGCAGGCGCCCATGGCCTCTGGATGCTGCTGTTGGGGAGGACGCTCACTGGCTTTGCTGGGGGACTCACGGCGGCCTGCATCCCG GTGTACGTATCTGAGATCGCCCCTGCTGGTGTCCGTGGGGCCCTGGGGGCCACGCCACAGCTCATGGCAGTGTTCGGATCGCTGTCTCTCTACACCCTTG GCCTCCTGCTGCCCTGGCGTTGGCTGGCCGTGGCCGGGGAGGGGCCTGTGCTCGTCATGGTCCTACTGCTCAGCTTCATGCCCAACTCGCCGCGGTTCCTGCTCTCCCGCGGCAGGGACGAGGAGGCCCTGCAGGCACTGACCTGGCTGCGCCCAGCAGATGCAGACGTCCACTGGGAGTTCGAGCAGATCCAGGACAATGTCCGGAGACAG AGCAGCCGAGTGTCGTGGGCGGAGGCCCGGGACCCCCACATGTACCGGCCGGTGCTCATTGCCCTACTCATGCGTTTCCTGCAGCAGCTGACAGGCATCACGCCCATACTGGTCTACCTGCAGCCCATCTTCGACAGCACGGCTGTGCTGCTG CCCCCCAAGGATGATGCAGCCATTGTGGGAGCCGTGAGGCTTCTGTCCGTGCTGATCGCGGCCTTCACCATGGACCTGGCTGGCCGCAAGGTCCTGCTCTTCGTGTCAG CAACCATCATGTTTGCTGCCAACCTGACGCTGGGGCTGTATGTCCAATTTGGTCCAAGGCCTCTGACCCCCAACAGCACTGTGAGTCTTGAGACCCTGTCCTTGGCAGGCACAGAGCAGCCCCCGGCCACACCCACCAGCTACCTCACTCTGGTGCCCCTCCTGGCCACCATGTTCTTCATCATGGGTAGGACTGGGGTTCCTGGGGGTGGGGTGATGGCCTGGGTAAGGGGCTGTCTCACGGGTGAGGCAGGGGCCATACTGCTGTCCTGTTTGTCTGCTGAGGGGGGAGGCTGGAGAGGTGGGGACAGACCCGGTGTGCCCCCCGCCACTCTCCCCTCTCCTGGCAGGCTATGCCATGGGCTGGGGGCCCATCACCTGGCTGCTCATGTCAGAGATCCTGCCCTTGCGTGCCCGTGGTATAGCCTCAGGGCTGTGTGTGCTGGTCAGCTGGCTCACCGCCTTCGTCCTCACCAAGTCCTTCCTGCTGGTGGTG AAAGCCTTCAGCCTCCAGGTGCCCTTCTTCTTCTTCGCGGCCATCTGCCTGGTGAGCCTAGTGTTCACGGGCTGCTGTGTGCCTGA
- the Slc2a6 gene encoding solute carrier family 2, facilitated glucose transporter member 6 isoform X2, translating to MQEPLLGAEGLDYDTFPEKPPPSPGERARVGALQNKRVFLATFAAVLGNFSFGYALVYTSPVIPALEHSSDPDLHLTKTQASWFGSVFTLGAAAGGLSAMVLNDLLGRKLSIMFSAIPSAAGYALMAGAHGLWMLLLGRTLTGFAGGLTAACIPVYVSEIAPAGVRGALGATPQLMAVFGSLSLYTLGLLLPWRWLAVAGEGPVLVMVLLLSFMPNSPRFLLSRGRDEEALQALTWLRPADADVHWEFEQIQDNVRRQQLTGITPILVYLQPIFDSTAVLLPPKDDAAIVGAVRLLSVLIAAFTMDLAGRKVLLFVSATIMFAANLTLGLYVQFGPRPLTPNSTVSLETLSLAGTEQPPATPTSYLTLVPLLATMFFIMGRTGVPGGGVMAWVRGCLTGEAGAILLSCLSAEGGGWRGGDRPGVPPATLPSPGRLCHGLGAHHLAAHVRDPALACPWYSLRAVCAGQLAHRLRPHQVLPAGGESLQPPGALLLLRGHLPGEPSVHGLLCA from the exons ATGCAGGAGCCCCTGCTGGGAGCTGAGGGCCTGGACTATGACACCTTCCCCGAGAAGCCGCCCCCGTCGCCCGGAGAGAGGGCGCGGGTCGG GGCCCTGCAGAACAAAAGGGTGTTCTTGGCCACCTTTGCTGCGGTGCTGGGCAATTTCAGTTTTGGGTATGCCCTGGTCTACACGTCCCCTGTCATCCCAGCCCTTGAGCACTCCTCAGACCCAGATCTGCATCTGACCAAAACTCAGGCATCCTGGTTTGGG TCTGTGTTCACCCTGGGAGCTGCTGCTGGGGGCCTCAGTGCCATGGTCCTCAATGACCTCCTGGGCCGGAAGCTCAGCATCATGTTCTCTGCGATCCCCTCTGCGGCGGGGTACGCACTCATGGCAGGCGCCCATGGCCTCTGGATGCTGCTGTTGGGGAGGACGCTCACTGGCTTTGCTGGGGGACTCACGGCGGCCTGCATCCCG GTGTACGTATCTGAGATCGCCCCTGCTGGTGTCCGTGGGGCCCTGGGGGCCACGCCACAGCTCATGGCAGTGTTCGGATCGCTGTCTCTCTACACCCTTG GCCTCCTGCTGCCCTGGCGTTGGCTGGCCGTGGCCGGGGAGGGGCCTGTGCTCGTCATGGTCCTACTGCTCAGCTTCATGCCCAACTCGCCGCGGTTCCTGCTCTCCCGCGGCAGGGACGAGGAGGCCCTGCAGGCACTGACCTGGCTGCGCCCAGCAGATGCAGACGTCCACTGGGAGTTCGAGCAGATCCAGGACAATGTCCGGAGACAG CAGCTGACAGGCATCACGCCCATACTGGTCTACCTGCAGCCCATCTTCGACAGCACGGCTGTGCTGCTG CCCCCCAAGGATGATGCAGCCATTGTGGGAGCCGTGAGGCTTCTGTCCGTGCTGATCGCGGCCTTCACCATGGACCTGGCTGGCCGCAAGGTCCTGCTCTTCGTGTCAG CAACCATCATGTTTGCTGCCAACCTGACGCTGGGGCTGTATGTCCAATTTGGTCCAAGGCCTCTGACCCCCAACAGCACTGTGAGTCTTGAGACCCTGTCCTTGGCAGGCACAGAGCAGCCCCCGGCCACACCCACCAGCTACCTCACTCTGGTGCCCCTCCTGGCCACCATGTTCTTCATCATGGGTAGGACTGGGGTTCCTGGGGGTGGGGTGATGGCCTGGGTAAGGGGCTGTCTCACGGGTGAGGCAGGGGCCATACTGCTGTCCTGTTTGTCTGCTGAGGGGGGAGGCTGGAGAGGTGGGGACAGACCCGGTGTGCCCCCCGCCACTCTCCCCTCTCCTGGCAGGCTATGCCATGGGCTGGGGGCCCATCACCTGGCTGCTCATGTCAGAGATCCTGCCCTTGCGTGCCCGTGGTATAGCCTCAGGGCTGTGTGTGCTGGTCAGCTGGCTCACCGCCTTCGTCCTCACCAAGTCCTTCCTGCTGGTGGTG AAAGCCTTCAGCCTCCAGGTGCCCTTCTTCTTCTTCGCGGCCATCTGCCTGGTGAGCCTAGTGTTCACGGGCTGCTGTGTGCCTGA